The Candidatus Rokuibacteriota bacterium genome has a segment encoding these proteins:
- a CDS encoding ABC transporter substrate-binding protein, which produces MDRMTRRTFLGATSMAAAGAAVGPWVLRAHAQGGPVKVGILLPYSGVYAVLGESITQAMELVFARESWTVAGRKIELIKEDTEAKPPVGIRKADKLIDSDKVDILTGPVHSGVLMGMR; this is translated from the coding sequence ATGGATCGGATGACGCGAAGGACGTTTCTCGGCGCGACCTCCATGGCGGCCGCCGGCGCGGCAGTGGGACCGTGGGTGCTCCGGGCCCACGCGCAGGGCGGCCCCGTCAAGGTCGGTATCCTGCTGCCCTACTCGGGGGTGTACGCGGTGCTGGGCGAGAGCATCACGCAGGCGATGGAGCTGGTCTTCGCTCGGGAGAGCTGGACCGTCGCTGGCCGGAAGATCGAGCTCATCAAGGAGGACACGGAGGCCAAGCCCCCGGTGGGCATCCGCAAGGCGGACAAGCTCATCGACTCGGACAAGGTCGACATCCTCACGGGCCCCGTGCACAGCGGCGTGCTCATGGGCATGCGG
- a CDS encoding benzoate-CoA ligase family protein, whose protein sequence is MTNSIVAYLDKHIAAGQGGRTAIVTPTGSHTYAEVLAASCRAGNALRRLGVEPEQRVAMLLADGLPFVATFFGTLRIGAVAVPLNTRLRAEDYAALLRDSRAKVLVADAAAAEGLRGALAGLPHLRAVVTAEPCPGFPSLDRLCARAAPALGPEPVSGDDMAFWLYTSGTTGVPKGAIHLHRDHLACHHYADDVLGVTAEDRVLATSRLFFAYALGNSFLLPFFAGARTFLDPAWPDPAAVAENMLRFEPTILFSVPTFFARLLRADPPPAAFRSLRFAVSAGERLPAELYRVYRDRFGLEILDGIGATETVFMVISNRPGQSRPGSTGTPVPGTDVRLLDAGGREVGDGEEGILHVRTGSASPGYWNRLERSRATFIGEWFRTGDVYRRDADGFYYHCGREDDFFKVAGMWVAPADVETALLSHPGVAEAGAVGSEEGSGLVKCFAFVVPKDETKPADELVAELRELAESTLAPHQRPRKIVVVPELPRTATGKLQRFVLKANIR, encoded by the coding sequence ATGACCAACTCGATCGTTGCCTATCTCGACAAGCACATCGCCGCGGGCCAGGGCGGGCGCACCGCCATCGTGACGCCGACAGGGAGCCACACCTACGCCGAGGTCCTCGCCGCCTCCTGCCGGGCGGGGAACGCGCTGCGCCGGCTGGGGGTCGAGCCCGAGCAGCGCGTGGCGATGCTCCTCGCCGACGGGCTCCCCTTCGTCGCCACGTTCTTCGGCACCCTCCGGATCGGCGCCGTCGCCGTGCCGCTGAACACCCGCCTGAGAGCCGAGGACTATGCCGCGCTCCTCCGCGACAGCCGCGCGAAGGTCCTCGTCGCAGACGCCGCGGCGGCGGAGGGGCTGCGCGGGGCGCTGGCGGGACTGCCGCACCTGCGCGCCGTCGTCACCGCCGAGCCCTGCCCGGGCTTCCCGAGCCTGGACCGCCTGTGCGCGAGGGCGGCGCCTGCGCTCGGGCCCGAGCCGGTGAGCGGGGACGACATGGCCTTCTGGCTTTACACCTCCGGCACCACGGGAGTGCCCAAGGGGGCCATCCACCTCCACCGCGATCATCTCGCCTGCCACCACTACGCCGACGACGTGCTCGGGGTGACGGCCGAGGACCGCGTCCTCGCCACCTCGAGGCTCTTCTTCGCCTACGCCCTCGGCAACTCCTTCCTCCTCCCCTTCTTCGCCGGGGCCCGCACCTTCCTCGACCCGGCGTGGCCCGATCCGGCCGCGGTCGCCGAGAACATGCTCCGCTTCGAGCCCACGATCCTGTTCTCGGTGCCCACCTTCTTCGCCCGCCTGCTCAGGGCCGATCCGCCGCCGGCGGCGTTCCGTTCGCTGCGCTTCGCGGTCTCGGCGGGCGAGCGCCTCCCCGCCGAGCTCTACCGTGTCTACCGCGACCGTTTCGGGCTCGAGATCCTGGACGGGATCGGGGCGACGGAGACGGTGTTCATGGTCATCTCCAACCGGCCGGGACAGAGCCGGCCCGGCTCGACGGGCACGCCCGTGCCCGGCACCGATGTCCGCCTGCTGGACGCCGGCGGGCGCGAGGTCGGGGACGGCGAGGAGGGCATCCTGCACGTCAGGACGGGGTCGGCCAGCCCCGGGTACTGGAACCGGCTGGAGCGCTCGCGCGCCACCTTCATCGGAGAGTGGTTCCGCACGGGCGACGTCTACCGCCGCGACGCCGACGGCTTCTACTACCACTGCGGGCGCGAGGACGACTTCTTCAAGGTCGCCGGCATGTGGGTCGCGCCGGCCGACGTCGAGACGGCCCTGCTCTCACATCCCGGCGTGGCCGAGGCGGGCGCCGTCGGGAGCGAGGAGGGGAGCGGCCTCGTCAAGTGCTTTGCCTTCGTCGTGCCGAAGGACGAGACGAAGCCCGCGGACGAGCTGGTGGCCGAGCTCCGCGAACTGGCGGAGAGCACGCTCGCCCCCCACCAGCGCCCGCGGAAGATCGTGGTCGTCCCCGAGCTGCCGCGCACCGCCACGGGGAAGCTCCAGCGCTTCGTCCTGAAGGCGAACATCCGCTGA